In one window of Nakamurella sp. PAMC28650 DNA:
- a CDS encoding LLM class flavin-dependent oxidoreductase: MTTQLELGLDTFGDVTVGGDGQPLPQPLVIRNLVEQAVLADQVGLDFIGIGEHHRADFAVTAPDVVLAAIAGRTERIHLGSAVTVLSSDDPVRVFQRFATLDAVSDGRAEVILGRGSFTESFPLFGYELSDYDKLFEEKVELFAALRAEQPVTWSGTTRSGLDHQSVFPHTASGAVKTWLGVGGSPESVVRAARYGFGLLLAIIGGEPERFAPYSDLFHRALDQFGTGPAPIGVHSPGHISDTDEQARDELWPHYRDMTTRIGRERGWPAPTRARFEADAVQGSIYVGSPETVATKIASTVKVLGADRFDLKYSNGTLPHEQMMRSIELYGTKVAPMVRDMLA, translated from the coding sequence ATGACCACCCAGCTCGAACTCGGCCTCGACACCTTCGGCGACGTCACGGTCGGGGGAGACGGTCAGCCCCTTCCTCAGCCTCTGGTCATCCGCAATCTCGTCGAGCAGGCCGTCCTGGCCGACCAGGTCGGTCTCGACTTCATCGGGATCGGCGAGCACCACCGCGCCGACTTCGCGGTGACCGCCCCTGATGTCGTCCTGGCGGCGATCGCCGGGCGGACCGAACGCATCCACCTCGGTTCTGCGGTCACCGTGCTGAGCTCCGATGATCCGGTCCGGGTCTTCCAGCGTTTCGCCACCCTGGACGCCGTGTCCGACGGCCGGGCGGAGGTCATCCTGGGACGCGGGTCGTTCACCGAGTCGTTCCCGCTGTTCGGCTACGAACTCTCCGACTACGACAAGCTTTTCGAGGAGAAGGTGGAACTGTTCGCGGCGTTGCGCGCCGAGCAGCCGGTCACCTGGTCGGGCACCACCCGGTCCGGCCTCGACCACCAGTCGGTGTTCCCGCACACCGCCTCCGGTGCCGTCAAGACCTGGCTCGGCGTCGGTGGCAGCCCGGAGTCGGTCGTCCGGGCGGCCCGGTACGGATTCGGGCTGCTGCTGGCGATCATCGGCGGTGAACCGGAGCGGTTCGCGCCGTACTCCGACCTGTTCCACCGCGCGCTGGACCAGTTCGGCACCGGCCCCGCCCCGATCGGTGTGCACTCGCCCGGCCACATCTCCGACACCGATGAGCAGGCCAGGGACGAACTGTGGCCGCACTACCGCGACATGACGACACGCATCGGCCGCGAGCGCGGCTGGCCCGCGCCGACCCGTGCCCGCTTCGAAGCAGACGCGGTGCAGGGTTCCATCTACGTGGGCTCCCCGGAAACCGTGGCGACGAAGATCGCCTCCACCGTCAAGGTTCTCGGCGCAGATCGCTTCGATCTGAAGTACAGCAACGGCACCCTGCCGCACGAGCAGATGATGCGTTCGATCGAGCTGTACGGCACCAAGGTGGCCCCGATGGTCAGGGACATGCTCGCCTGA
- a CDS encoding VOC family protein, producing the protein MKIAPFLWYDRDLAEVLSFYRAIFDDFRVINSTPGAEGSVMMATFEMAGQEIMALNGGPMYTFTEAVSLFVSVGSQEEVDVLWSALTADGGAESRCGWLRDRFGLSWQIIPTALGQLMGDPDQEKSARVRQTMMTMNKIDVAALEAAHRGE; encoded by the coding sequence GTGAAGATCGCGCCTTTTCTCTGGTACGACCGGGATCTCGCCGAGGTCCTGAGCTTCTACCGGGCGATCTTCGATGATTTCCGGGTGATCAACTCGACCCCTGGGGCCGAGGGGTCGGTGATGATGGCCACCTTCGAGATGGCCGGTCAGGAGATCATGGCCCTCAACGGGGGGCCGATGTACACGTTCACCGAGGCGGTCTCGCTGTTCGTCTCCGTCGGATCGCAGGAGGAGGTGGACGTCCTCTGGTCGGCGCTGACCGCCGACGGTGGCGCCGAGTCCCGGTGCGGGTGGTTGAGGGACCGGTTCGGCCTTTCCTGGCAGATCATCCCGACGGCCCTCGGGCAGTTGATGGGCGACCCCGACCAGGAGAAATCCGCACGGGTGAGGCAGACCATGATGACGATGAACAAGATCGACGTGGCCGCCCTGGAGGCCGCGCACCGCGGCGAGTGA
- a CDS encoding allophanate hydrolase subunit 1 — protein MAGDRAVLAELDDLRQVIRLHQRLASGRPTGVVDVIPAARTVLVAFDPGLVSPEVVSEWIGGTVDLPGTTAEPAAVGAAALGGAVVEIPVHYAGEDLAEVCALLDCTEPELVALHTGTEFTVAFCGFAPGFAYLTGLPSGLRVPRRRSPRTTVPAGSVALADEFSGVYPRESPGGWQLIGRTDTVVFDLDRDPPALLPPGTRVRFVQVSP, from the coding sequence ATGGCCGGTGATCGGGCCGTCCTGGCCGAGCTCGACGACCTCCGGCAGGTCATCCGACTGCACCAGCGGTTGGCCTCGGGCCGACCGACGGGGGTCGTCGACGTCATCCCCGCCGCACGCACGGTTCTGGTCGCCTTCGATCCGGGACTTGTGTCACCTGAGGTCGTCTCGGAATGGATCGGTGGAACCGTGGATCTTCCCGGTACCACCGCCGAGCCGGCGGCGGTCGGGGCCGCCGCCCTCGGTGGGGCTGTCGTGGAGATACCGGTGCACTATGCGGGGGAGGACCTCGCCGAGGTGTGCGCCCTGCTGGACTGCACCGAGCCGGAACTCGTCGCGCTGCACACCGGCACCGAGTTCACCGTGGCCTTCTGCGGTTTCGCTCCCGGGTTCGCGTATCTGACGGGTCTGCCGTCCGGTCTTCGGGTGCCGCGCCGAAGGTCGCCACGCACCACGGTGCCGGCCGGATCGGTCGCCCTCGCCGACGAGTTCAGTGGCGTCTACCCCCGCGAATCTCCTGGTGGATGGCAGTTGATCGGCCGGACCGACACCGTCGTCTTCGATCTCGACCGTGACCCGCCGGCCCTGCTCCCACCGGGGACCCGCGTTCGGTTCGTCCAGGTGAGCCCGTGA
- a CDS encoding biotin-dependent carboxyltransferase family protein: protein MITVVSPGPMSTVQDLGRPGFGHLGIGRSGAADRPAHLMANRIVGNEAGDATIEMTLGRLRVRFADHAVIALTGAAVGATCGAARGAAAAGATVPMETAFTVPAGQELRVGAPRTGLRTYLAVRGGITVPPVLGSRSTDTLSGIGPARLAAGMTLPVGSAVARGGPLRPAERRLLPALRRTSGELRVIPGPREDWFTPQALRLLCDSTWTVTPDADRVGVRLAGPTLERARTDELPSEPMVTGALQVPASGQPIIFLADHPVTGGYPVIAVITDADLALAAQLRPGHGVRFRLP from the coding sequence GTGATCACCGTTGTCTCGCCCGGCCCGATGAGCACCGTCCAGGATCTGGGCCGACCGGGGTTCGGGCATCTCGGCATCGGTCGGTCCGGCGCGGCGGATCGTCCGGCGCACCTGATGGCCAACCGGATCGTCGGGAACGAGGCCGGCGATGCCACGATCGAGATGACCCTCGGGCGACTGCGGGTGCGCTTCGCCGACCACGCCGTCATCGCCCTGACCGGAGCTGCGGTCGGGGCCACGTGCGGGGCGGCGCGCGGCGCGGCGGCCGCCGGCGCCACGGTGCCGATGGAGACCGCGTTCACAGTGCCTGCGGGGCAGGAACTTCGGGTCGGAGCCCCCCGGACCGGCCTGCGCACCTACCTCGCCGTACGGGGTGGGATCACCGTCCCCCCGGTACTCGGTTCCCGCTCGACCGACACCCTGTCCGGCATCGGACCGGCGAGGCTGGCGGCGGGGATGACGCTCCCGGTCGGGTCCGCGGTCGCGCGAGGGGGCCCCTTACGTCCTGCGGAACGACGCCTATTGCCCGCACTTCGCAGGACGTCCGGGGAGTTGCGCGTGATTCCCGGCCCACGCGAGGACTGGTTCACCCCGCAGGCACTGCGCCTGCTGTGCGACTCGACCTGGACCGTGACGCCCGATGCCGACCGGGTCGGCGTCCGGCTGGCCGGGCCGACACTCGAACGCGCCCGAACGGACGAGTTGCCTTCCGAGCCGATGGTCACCGGGGCGTTGCAGGTCCCGGCCAGTGGGCAGCCCATCATCTTTCTCGCCGATCACCCGGTGACCGGCGGCTATCCGGTGATCGCCGTCATCACCGACGCCGATCTCGCCCTGGCGGCGCAGTTGCGACCGGGTCACGGTGTCCGGTTCCGTCTGCCCTGA
- a CDS encoding serine protease: MGAHRSIGRLRPGRSMLLAVVGLLLITACTVSTAGQATRATPGAQAGLTVAATASASSSVAPSRATPTVTVTTVRKVAATPAVVYRVAPPVGRTAAPKLAALPWWGVAVDTNHTSSLTIDRARDDAASVYIPPTLPVQPGNAANQPNSAGGNVWSGVGLTGRTNGQVIGIVGRQAYTCSGTVVHSAAKNVVLTAGHCVWNIPVGKPAGRSGPAMTLLDTIWFVPGASQLSNPLTLDAQGQPDVQAPYGIWKVDGARTNDRWLKNTWVTESGRGLQQTELMHGAGSYDDIAFARVQALNGREIETVTGAQGLMFSDTSNAATQISYPTLVLGYPTAAPFDGSAQRYCAQRLPDTFEGDAVVQTAEISCGLTPGSSGGAWFTGFDNVLGVGYVYGVTSRGGDSRLTVGLLSLADDYPLYLGSAG, from the coding sequence ATGGGCGCCCACAGGTCCATCGGACGGTTGCGGCCGGGCCGATCGATGCTGCTGGCTGTCGTCGGGCTGCTGCTGATCACGGCCTGCACGGTGAGCACCGCGGGTCAGGCGACCCGCGCCACGCCCGGAGCCCAGGCCGGCCTGACGGTGGCAGCCACGGCGTCGGCGTCCTCGTCGGTTGCACCGTCCCGTGCGACGCCGACCGTCACCGTCACGACCGTGCGGAAGGTCGCGGCCACCCCCGCGGTCGTCTACCGGGTGGCTCCGCCGGTCGGGCGCACAGCGGCTCCGAAACTGGCCGCGCTCCCCTGGTGGGGTGTCGCGGTCGATACGAACCACACCAGCTCGCTCACCATCGACCGCGCTCGCGACGATGCGGCCAGTGTCTACATCCCGCCGACCCTGCCGGTGCAGCCCGGGAATGCGGCGAATCAGCCGAATTCCGCGGGCGGGAATGTTTGGTCGGGGGTGGGCCTGACCGGGCGGACAAATGGTCAGGTGATCGGAATCGTCGGTCGTCAGGCCTATACGTGTTCCGGGACGGTGGTCCATTCTGCGGCAAAGAATGTGGTTTTGACGGCCGGTCATTGCGTCTGGAACATTCCTGTGGGCAAGCCTGCGGGCAGATCCGGGCCGGCGATGACGCTGTTGGACACGATCTGGTTCGTGCCGGGAGCCTCCCAGCTCTCCAACCCGCTGACGCTGGATGCCCAGGGGCAGCCGGATGTACAGGCACCGTACGGGATCTGGAAGGTGGACGGCGCCCGGACCAATGACCGCTGGTTGAAGAACACCTGGGTCACCGAGTCCGGACGTGGACTCCAGCAGACCGAGTTGATGCACGGAGCCGGTTCGTACGACGACATCGCCTTCGCCAGGGTGCAGGCGCTGAACGGTCGGGAGATCGAAACGGTGACCGGCGCCCAGGGCCTGATGTTCTCCGACACCTCCAATGCCGCCACGCAGATCAGCTATCCGACACTCGTTCTCGGCTATCCCACGGCAGCGCCCTTCGACGGCAGCGCCCAGCGCTACTGCGCGCAGCGACTCCCGGACACCTTCGAGGGGGATGCCGTGGTGCAGACCGCCGAGATCTCCTGCGGGTTGACGCCCGGGTCCTCCGGCGGGGCCTGGTTCACCGGCTTCGACAACGTCCTCGGCGTGGGATACGTGTACGGCGTCACCTCGCGTGGTGGCGATTCGCGCCTGACGGTCGGTCTGCTGAGCCTGGCCGACGACTACCCGCTCTACCTCGGGTCGGCAGGGTGA
- a CDS encoding glycoside hydrolase domain-containing protein, with protein sequence MGSSFLVRSRALRVLIAASLGAAALVAVPAAASAAPAAPITPSAAAGPAAVVTAPAGVRTTITPGLKGFDNGGVVSAGSINCLSRLNGYSLAMVNVNETTYATYNNAAAAGMNIVLFQGYYPDYWASAKYGASQGSKAAKTAASLGYPKGAMIFLNLEATSGSKVVLAWVQNWIAAVRAGGYLAGIYVGIDPGLTKAQLDTLGGVSGFWKSASTSGVPVVARGYVLQQPTPLDIPFCNTKIDNNFARTDNNGAQLIGAAFPKTVSKGTASGAFVPLTPARLLDTRTGGTGPVSARKSVTLQVTGRGGVPGTGVSAVVMNVTATAPTAKGYVSVYPTGRSVPTVSNLNLVPGQTVPNLVTVQLGTNGRVTIVAGGAGTVQVIADVAGYYLSGAASEPGTFVSLTPTRLLDTRNTGTAVKNSGTTVQVAGQPVGSSRIPPTISAAVLNLTAVGPTQRGYLTAYATTNGAPLSRTSTSWPARPCRTWPRFPSTRTRDHCRSTTARSEPRICWPTSPATTCPDRRRPLAPTPPPRPPGSWTPGPMPPPGSGPTARSRCKWPGWRGSRPPPPRSSST encoded by the coding sequence GTGGGCTCTTCCTTTCTTGTCCGTTCGCGCGCCCTGCGCGTCCTGATCGCCGCGAGCCTCGGCGCCGCCGCCCTCGTCGCGGTCCCCGCGGCGGCCTCGGCCGCACCCGCGGCACCGATCACCCCGTCGGCGGCGGCCGGCCCGGCTGCAGTGGTGACGGCGCCGGCCGGGGTCAGGACGACCATCACGCCGGGCTTGAAGGGCTTCGACAACGGCGGCGTCGTCTCGGCCGGTTCGATCAACTGCCTGAGCAGGCTCAACGGCTACTCGCTCGCCATGGTCAACGTCAACGAGACCACCTACGCGACGTACAACAACGCCGCGGCTGCGGGCATGAACATCGTCTTGTTCCAGGGCTACTACCCGGACTACTGGGCGTCTGCGAAGTACGGTGCGAGCCAGGGCAGCAAAGCTGCCAAGACCGCTGCCTCCCTCGGCTACCCCAAGGGGGCGATGATCTTCCTCAATCTGGAGGCGACCTCCGGCAGCAAGGTCGTCCTGGCATGGGTCCAGAACTGGATCGCCGCAGTCAGGGCCGGTGGGTACCTGGCCGGGATCTACGTCGGCATCGATCCCGGGCTGACGAAGGCCCAGCTGGACACGCTGGGTGGCGTGAGCGGGTTCTGGAAGTCGGCGTCGACCTCTGGCGTACCGGTGGTGGCGCGGGGATACGTCCTGCAACAGCCCACCCCGCTGGACATACCCTTCTGCAACACCAAGATCGACAACAACTTCGCGCGTACCGACAACAACGGAGCGCAGTTGATCGGGGCAGCGTTCCCGAAGACGGTGAGCAAGGGGACCGCATCCGGCGCATTCGTCCCTCTCACGCCGGCCCGGCTGCTCGACACACGCACCGGCGGTACAGGTCCGGTGAGCGCCAGGAAGTCCGTGACCCTGCAGGTCACCGGCCGGGGAGGCGTGCCCGGCACCGGGGTGAGCGCCGTGGTGATGAACGTGACGGCGACCGCCCCGACCGCAAAGGGTTACGTGAGCGTCTACCCCACCGGCCGGTCCGTGCCGACGGTGTCGAACCTGAATCTCGTGCCCGGCCAGACCGTCCCGAACCTCGTGACGGTGCAACTTGGCACCAATGGCCGCGTCACCATCGTCGCCGGCGGGGCCGGAACCGTCCAGGTGATCGCGGACGTCGCGGGCTACTACCTGTCGGGCGCCGCTTCTGAACCCGGAACTTTCGTCTCGCTCACGCCGACCCGACTGCTGGACACCCGGAACACAGGCACCGCGGTCAAGAACTCCGGGACCACGGTGCAGGTGGCCGGACAACCGGTCGGCAGCAGCAGGATCCCGCCGACGATCTCCGCCGCCGTGCTGAACCTGACGGCGGTCGGCCCGACCCAGCGGGGCTACCTGACGGCCTACGCGACGACCAACGGCGCCCCACTGTCTCGAACCTCAACTTCCTGGCCGGCCAGACCGTGCCGAACCTGGCCGCGGTTCCCCTCGACCCGAACGAGGGATCACTGCAGATCTACAACGGCTCGCTCGGAACCACGGATCTGCTGGCCGACATCGCCGGCTACTACCTGTCCGGATCGCCGACGGCCACTGGCTCCTACACCGCCACCACGCCCACCCGGGTCCTGGACACCAGGTCCAATGCCGCCTCCAGGGTCGGGGCCGACAGCGCGATCGCGCTGCAAGTGGCCGGGGTGGCGGGGGTCCCGGCCACCGCCACCTCGGTCGTCCTCAACGTGA
- a CDS encoding response regulator transcription factor has translation MDSDAARVLVVEDDMVLRTCIEDGLVDAGYQVMTAADGAGFSALVEAFRPDVALLDVMLPGASGLQLARHLREHTQASVLFLTARDAVADRLAGFDAGADDYIVKPFVMAELLARTRAVLRRSGKTRSRRLQVADLLVDEDAGEVIRDGVVIPVTATEMRLLAYLARNRGRVLSKTQILTQVWGYEAYDPNLVEAYVSGIRRKLEANGGRLIHTVRGVGYRMSETEPRMRAS, from the coding sequence ATGGATTCCGATGCGGCACGCGTACTGGTGGTCGAGGACGACATGGTGCTGCGCACCTGCATCGAGGACGGTCTGGTCGATGCCGGCTACCAGGTCATGACGGCGGCCGACGGTGCCGGATTCTCCGCACTCGTCGAGGCCTTCCGGCCTGACGTGGCCCTGCTGGACGTCATGCTGCCGGGCGCCTCCGGGCTCCAACTGGCCCGTCACCTGCGTGAACACACCCAGGCCTCGGTCCTGTTCCTGACCGCTCGCGATGCCGTCGCCGACCGGCTGGCCGGGTTCGACGCCGGCGCCGACGACTACATCGTCAAACCGTTCGTGATGGCCGAACTGCTGGCGCGCACCCGCGCGGTGCTGCGCCGCAGCGGCAAGACCAGATCGAGGCGGCTGCAGGTGGCCGACCTGCTGGTGGACGAGGACGCGGGCGAGGTGATCAGGGACGGCGTGGTGATACCGGTGACGGCCACCGAGATGCGACTGCTGGCCTATCTCGCCCGCAACCGGGGGCGGGTGCTGAGCAAGACCCAGATCCTGACGCAGGTCTGGGGCTACGAGGCGTACGACCCGAACCTGGTGGAGGCGTACGTCTCCGGGATCCGCCGCAAGCTCGAGGCCAACGGTGGCCGCCTCATCCACACGGTCCGCGGCGTCGGTTACCGGATGAGCGAGACGGAACCGCGGATGCGGGCTTCGTGA
- a CDS encoding HAMP domain-containing sensor histidine kinase yields the protein MITLGRRTAPPVDRPLRTVSLRRRVAVWVLLLLVVVLTVMGLVVNWLLGDALKSDLTHRLQDKASYAAVLQEQGVAGQTLADQMTGNGVLGLFNSGGRAYIGHDEGPPFSGSAGSGGPVGQGGPGGVGRVRPPRPIPAVAPTVSVTEANGQMIATVTLPNGTLTLSAGEGEITNTLDRLQQVELLAGGGTLLVAGLLLITVVRAALRPLERMTALAQRIRDGTRGRRLRPTRPNTDLGRTATAFDDMLDALETAETQARSAEEKMRQFLGDASHDLRTPLAGVIAGAEQLLRTPTARAEREERLVQVVRQARRAARLVDDLLLMTRLDTAAQSGEQAGPAGQWQPTDPIRLIRREICLLELRRPDLTVAVGDGPEALVPADSDQLQRALGNLIENAATATPLGGVISIGRSFADGRLSIRVIDTGAGVPPEHRERIFDRFVRLSSSRSSAGSGLGLPISRAIARAAGGDLQCLPSSRGACFELTLPAVIAARPAVPADRQLTTAG from the coding sequence GTGATCACCCTGGGGCGACGTACCGCACCGCCGGTCGACCGCCCGCTCCGGACGGTTTCGCTCCGCCGCCGGGTGGCCGTCTGGGTGCTGTTGTTGCTGGTCGTCGTCCTGACGGTGATGGGTCTGGTGGTCAACTGGTTGCTCGGGGACGCACTGAAGTCCGATCTGACCCACCGCCTGCAGGACAAGGCGAGCTACGCGGCCGTCCTGCAGGAGCAGGGGGTGGCCGGTCAGACCCTGGCCGACCAGATGACCGGCAACGGCGTCCTCGGCCTGTTCAACTCCGGCGGTAGGGCCTACATCGGCCATGACGAGGGTCCGCCGTTCTCCGGCTCGGCCGGATCGGGCGGACCGGTCGGCCAGGGCGGACCCGGTGGGGTGGGCCGCGTCAGGCCCCCGAGGCCAATACCCGCGGTCGCTCCGACGGTTTCGGTCACCGAGGCCAACGGCCAGATGATCGCGACGGTGACCCTGCCCAACGGCACGCTGACCCTGTCGGCCGGTGAGGGCGAGATCACCAACACGCTCGACCGGCTGCAGCAGGTCGAACTCCTGGCCGGCGGCGGGACCCTGTTGGTCGCCGGGCTCCTGCTGATCACCGTCGTGCGTGCGGCTCTGCGACCCCTGGAACGGATGACCGCCCTCGCCCAGCGGATCCGGGACGGCACCCGGGGCCGGCGCCTGCGGCCGACCAGACCGAACACCGATCTCGGCCGGACCGCCACCGCCTTCGACGACATGCTCGACGCGCTGGAGACCGCCGAGACGCAGGCCAGATCGGCCGAGGAGAAGATGCGTCAGTTCCTCGGCGACGCCTCGCACGATCTGCGGACGCCCCTGGCCGGCGTCATCGCCGGAGCCGAACAGCTGCTCAGAACGCCCACCGCCCGGGCCGAAAGGGAGGAACGGCTGGTGCAGGTCGTTCGTCAGGCCCGGCGGGCGGCCCGACTGGTCGACGACCTTCTGCTGATGACCAGGCTGGACACCGCGGCCCAGTCGGGCGAGCAGGCCGGGCCGGCCGGGCAGTGGCAGCCGACCGACCCGATCCGGCTGATCCGCCGCGAGATCTGCCTGCTGGAGCTCCGACGCCCGGACCTGACCGTGGCGGTGGGTGACGGCCCGGAGGCGCTGGTGCCGGCCGATTCCGACCAGCTGCAGCGCGCCCTCGGCAATTTGATCGAGAATGCCGCCACTGCAACACCTCTGGGCGGCGTCATCTCGATCGGTCGGTCGTTCGCGGACGGCCGGCTGTCGATCAGGGTGATCGATACCGGCGCCGGTGTGCCGCCGGAGCATCGCGAACGGATCTTCGACCGGTTCGTCCGGCTGAGCAGCTCCCGCAGCAGTGCGGGGTCCGGTCTGGGACTGCCCATCTCCCGGGCCATCGCCCGGGCGGCGGGCGGCGACCTGCAGTGCCTGCCGAGCTCGCGCGGCGCCTGCTTCGAGTTGACGTTGCCGGCCGTGATCGCCGCTCGACCAGCCGTGCCCGCTGATCGACAGCTCACCACCGCCGGCTGA
- a CDS encoding Na+/H+ antiporter codes for MLVVGAVAIAAVARRWNLPSPLVLVVAGLALSFVPAIPNIELNPDIVLFGVLPPLLFNASLDSSYLNLRANIRPVALLSIGLVLFTTVVVGVVAYLVMGPELGWPVALVLGAVVSPPDAVATTAIARNLKLPRRSLTILGGESLLNDATALTVYRIALIAAVGDGFSIWHGIGLFAEAVGVGVAVGLVLGVIGSWFLCRLSDSLVEVAIFLLLPFGAYALAEQFHGSGVLAVVTAGILIGRKMPKMHYATRLQGSSVTATVDFVLETLVFGLIGLQLPSVISSLHDRSAGQVTLLVVAVTLAVLLARIVWMFPATYGPRWVSRTIREREPAPSRALIGVLAWAGMRGVVTLAAAYALPLTMTDGRPLAGRDLVLLCSFVVVLATLLLQGLTLPWLIRRVRLPFDEDQADALAEAQAAQQAAQAAVERLEEIADAELPDSAPVVSELRTSAESRANAAWERLGPQDETRLETPSELYRRLRRSMLHEERTVYIHERDTGRIDDEVLRRVQRELDLEEAMLDR; via the coding sequence ATGTTAGTGGTCGGAGCGGTCGCCATCGCCGCGGTCGCCCGGAGATGGAACCTGCCCTCGCCGTTGGTGTTGGTGGTGGCGGGTCTGGCGTTGTCGTTCGTGCCGGCGATCCCGAACATCGAGCTCAACCCGGACATCGTCCTGTTCGGCGTGCTCCCACCGCTGCTGTTCAACGCCTCGCTGGACAGCTCGTACCTGAACCTGCGGGCGAACATCCGCCCGGTCGCACTGCTGTCGATCGGGCTGGTGCTCTTCACCACGGTGGTGGTGGGCGTGGTGGCCTATCTGGTCATGGGACCGGAGCTTGGCTGGCCGGTGGCGTTGGTGCTCGGCGCGGTGGTGTCGCCGCCCGACGCGGTCGCGACGACGGCCATCGCCCGCAATCTGAAGCTCCCGCGCCGGAGTCTCACCATCCTGGGTGGCGAAAGCCTGCTCAACGACGCGACGGCGCTGACGGTCTACCGGATCGCGCTGATCGCCGCGGTCGGTGACGGGTTCTCGATCTGGCACGGGATCGGTCTGTTCGCCGAGGCGGTCGGCGTCGGTGTCGCGGTCGGGTTGGTGCTGGGCGTCATCGGGTCCTGGTTCCTGTGCAGGTTGTCGGACTCGCTCGTCGAGGTCGCGATCTTCCTGCTGCTGCCGTTCGGCGCCTACGCGCTGGCCGAGCAGTTCCACGGATCGGGCGTGCTGGCGGTCGTGACGGCCGGTATCCTGATCGGCCGCAAGATGCCCAAGATGCACTACGCGACCCGGTTGCAGGGCAGTTCGGTGACGGCCACCGTCGACTTCGTGCTCGAGACCCTGGTCTTCGGGTTGATCGGGCTGCAGCTGCCGTCGGTGATCAGCTCCCTGCACGACCGGTCCGCCGGCCAGGTCACCCTGCTGGTGGTCGCGGTGACGCTGGCCGTCCTGCTGGCCAGGATCGTCTGGATGTTCCCGGCCACCTATGGGCCCCGGTGGGTATCCAGAACGATCCGCGAACGGGAACCCGCACCGTCCAGAGCGCTGATCGGCGTGCTCGCCTGGGCCGGCATGCGTGGGGTGGTGACCCTCGCTGCCGCGTACGCCCTGCCTCTGACGATGACCGACGGCCGGCCGCTGGCCGGACGAGATCTGGTGCTGCTGTGCAGTTTTGTGGTGGTGTTGGCCACCCTGCTGCTGCAGGGCCTGACGTTGCCGTGGCTGATCCGCCGGGTGCGGCTGCCGTTCGACGAGGACCAGGCGGACGCACTCGCCGAGGCCCAGGCCGCCCAGCAGGCCGCGCAGGCCGCGGTCGAGCGGCTGGAGGAGATCGCCGACGCCGAGCTGCCGGACAGTGCGCCGGTGGTCAGCGAATTGCGCACGTCGGCCGAGTCCAGGGCCAACGCGGCCTGGGAACGGCTCGGACCGCAGGACGAAACCAGACTCGAGACACCGTCGGAGTTGTACCGCCGTCTGCGCCGCAGCATGCTGCACGAGGAGCGCACGGTCTACATCCACGAGCGCGACACCGGCCGGATCGACGACGAAGTGCTCCGCCGCGTCCAGCGCGAGCTCGATCTGGAGGAGGCCATGCTGGACCGGTAG
- a CDS encoding UBP-type zinc finger domain-containing protein: protein MACGHVKDLGPEPTYLSPAACAECHQQDVATWAHLRMCLTCGHVGCCDSSQYRHARAHFTETGHVLMRSIEPGEDWKWCYVDKTIAT, encoded by the coding sequence ATGGCCTGTGGCCATGTCAAGGACCTCGGCCCGGAGCCGACCTACCTTTCACCCGCGGCCTGCGCCGAATGCCATCAGCAGGACGTCGCCACCTGGGCTCACCTGCGGATGTGCCTGACCTGTGGACACGTCGGGTGCTGCGATTCCTCCCAGTACCGCCATGCCCGTGCCCACTTCACCGAGACCGGCCACGTGCTGATGCGTTCGATCGAGCCGGGCGAGGACTGGAAGTGGTGCTACGTGGACAAGACCATCGCGACCTGA